The following proteins are co-located in the Parafannyhessea umbonata genome:
- a CDS encoding carbohydrate ABC transporter permease, translating into MASKQETLTSERRHKTIASVVLSIICIIYVLPIVSVVINSFKKNTFVKTDTFALPNAETGAGWANFIKGMTFGNYPFMASVANSVIITVLSTFLILFFCSMAAWYIARVNSKFCKVIYYLCIFSMVVPFQMVMFTLSKTADVLKLNTPFTIPIVYLGFGAGLAIFMFVGFVKSIPIEIEEAASIDGCGPVRTFFRVVLPMLKPTLISVGILEVMWVWNDYLLPYLVLDINKYRTIPIHIQYLKGSYGTVDLGATMALILLSIIPVIVFYLALQKYIIKGVAAGAVKG; encoded by the coding sequence ATGGCTTCCAAGCAAGAGACCCTTACCTCCGAGCGTCGTCACAAGACAATCGCCTCTGTGGTTCTCTCCATCATCTGCATCATCTACGTCCTGCCCATCGTTTCGGTGGTCATCAACTCCTTCAAGAAGAACACCTTCGTGAAGACGGACACCTTCGCGCTCCCGAACGCGGAGACCGGTGCCGGTTGGGCGAACTTCATCAAGGGCATGACGTTCGGCAACTACCCCTTCATGGCGTCCGTTGCCAACTCCGTGATCATCACGGTGCTCTCTACCTTCCTCATCCTGTTCTTCTGCTCGATGGCCGCCTGGTACATCGCACGCGTGAACTCCAAGTTCTGCAAGGTCATCTACTATCTGTGCATCTTCAGCATGGTGGTTCCCTTCCAGATGGTCATGTTCACGCTGTCCAAGACGGCGGACGTCCTCAAGCTGAACACCCCGTTCACCATCCCCATCGTCTACCTCGGCTTCGGCGCCGGCCTCGCAATCTTCATGTTCGTCGGCTTCGTCAAGTCGATCCCCATCGAGATCGAGGAGGCAGCCTCCATCGACGGCTGCGGCCCCGTGCGCACATTCTTCCGCGTGGTTCTGCCCATGCTGAAGCCTACGCTCATCTCGGTCGGCATCCTCGAGGTCATGTGGGTGTGGAACGACTACCTGCTTCCGTACCTTGTGCTTGACATCAACAAGTACCGCACCATCCCCATTCACATCCAGTACCTCAAGGGCAGCTACGGTACGGTCGACCTTGGCGCGACCATGGCGCTCATCCTCCTGAGCATCATCCCCGTCATCGTCTTCTACCTTGCGCTGCAGAAGTACATCATCAAGGGCGTCGCAGCAGGCGCCGTTAAGGGCTAA
- a CDS encoding carbohydrate ABC transporter permease, with product MSSAKTKKITATSSRVRSIRRWGLLFLGPVTAAFTIGFIWPFIQGIYLSFCQFRLTSDAKFIGLGNYAAAFADESFRYSFWYTAGFAVVSLVLINVLAFAVAYALTQNLKGSNIFRTVFFAPNLIGGIVLGYIWSMIFDGILSRYGTSVILETKYGFWGLVILMCWQQVGYMMIIYIAGLQAVPEDMLEAAKIDGASKSQTLFKVTIPNVMPSITICMFLTLTNSFKLFDQNLALTGGLPFKQLANGETVHTTEMLALNIYNTFYGTASVARGTAQAKAVIFFVLVAIMGLAQLAYTRKREVQQ from the coding sequence ATGAGTAGTGCAAAGACAAAGAAGATAACGGCGACGAGTTCGAGGGTGAGGTCCATCAGGCGCTGGGGCCTCCTCTTCCTTGGACCCGTCACCGCTGCATTCACGATTGGTTTCATCTGGCCGTTCATCCAAGGCATCTACCTCTCGTTCTGCCAGTTCCGCCTCACGTCCGACGCCAAGTTCATCGGGCTCGGCAACTATGCGGCGGCGTTCGCGGACGAGAGCTTCAGGTACTCGTTCTGGTACACCGCGGGATTCGCGGTCGTGAGCCTCGTGCTCATCAACGTGCTGGCGTTCGCCGTCGCGTACGCCCTGACGCAGAACCTGAAGGGAAGCAACATCTTCCGTACCGTGTTCTTCGCGCCCAACCTGATCGGTGGCATCGTCCTGGGCTACATCTGGTCGATGATCTTCGACGGCATCCTGTCCAGGTACGGCACCTCCGTCATCCTCGAGACCAAGTATGGTTTCTGGGGCCTGGTCATCCTCATGTGCTGGCAGCAGGTCGGCTACATGATGATTATCTACATCGCCGGCCTTCAGGCCGTCCCCGAGGACATGCTCGAGGCAGCCAAGATTGACGGTGCGTCCAAGTCTCAGACCCTGTTCAAGGTGACCATCCCCAACGTAATGCCCTCAATCACCATCTGCATGTTCCTCACCCTCACCAACAGCTTCAAGCTCTTCGACCAGAACCTTGCGCTGACCGGTGGTCTCCCCTTCAAGCAGCTCGCGAACGGCGAGACGGTCCACACGACCGAGATGCTCGCCCTGAACATCTACAACACGTTCTACGGAACCGCCTCGGTCGCACGCGGCACCGCACAGGCCAAGGCAGTCATCTTCTTCGTCCTCGTCGCGATCATGGGCCTCGCCCAGCTTGCGTACACGCGTAAAAGGGAGGTGCAGCAGTAA
- a CDS encoding ABC transporter substrate-binding protein: MFDKPISRKGFLSGTAAVVAGLGLAACSGESGNDSSKSGAGKTYGSGKNGTVYWLNFKPEIDETIQKLGKKYAKAKDVKVKIVTAASGDYEKTLTSEMDKSEAPTIFVIGNQAGVKEWNDYALDLKDTDIAKAQTTDEYNQYDDSGKLVSVGYCYECYGIVANVDNITKAGHSVDEIKNFDTLKAVVEDIHKNAKANGFDAFAATDMDDASSWRVTGHLANLEFFYEEHKGDGASKDKWKETPATIEGTYLPNFKNLYDLIINNSVTAPDQLATGGHDPAQQFKDGKATFYLTGSWDYADITKSVKNTTMLPYYCGVKGEEKAGLNNGTENCWAINKNASKKDQKASMDFLMWLVSDPDASKALVEQLGIMPFKDAAESTNGWLKRSAEYTDAGNYVMDWATNFEPNVDTYRAGLVSALNDYNSKQNDENWDKFKTAFVDGWATQYKKANA, from the coding sequence ATGTTTGACAAGCCAATTTCTCGTAAGGGTTTCCTGAGCGGAACCGCCGCGGTCGTCGCGGGCCTCGGCCTCGCCGCCTGCTCCGGTGAGTCTGGAAACGATTCCAGCAAGTCCGGCGCCGGCAAGACCTACGGCTCTGGCAAGAATGGCACCGTTTACTGGCTGAACTTCAAGCCCGAGATTGACGAGACCATCCAGAAGCTCGGCAAGAAGTATGCCAAGGCCAAGGACGTCAAGGTGAAGATCGTCACCGCTGCCTCCGGCGACTACGAGAAGACCCTGACCTCCGAGATGGACAAGTCCGAGGCCCCGACCATCTTCGTCATCGGTAACCAGGCTGGCGTCAAGGAGTGGAACGACTACGCCCTCGACCTCAAGGACACCGATATCGCCAAGGCTCAGACCACCGACGAGTACAACCAGTACGATGACAGCGGAAAGCTCGTCTCCGTCGGCTACTGCTACGAGTGCTATGGCATCGTCGCCAACGTCGACAACATCACGAAGGCCGGCCACTCCGTCGACGAGATCAAGAACTTCGACACCCTGAAGGCCGTCGTCGAGGACATCCACAAGAACGCCAAGGCCAACGGCTTCGACGCCTTCGCGGCCACCGACATGGACGACGCCTCGTCCTGGCGTGTCACTGGCCACCTCGCCAACCTCGAGTTCTTCTATGAGGAGCACAAGGGCGACGGCGCCAGCAAGGACAAGTGGAAGGAGACCCCCGCTACCATCGAGGGCACCTACCTGCCGAACTTCAAGAACCTCTACGACCTCATCATCAACAACTCCGTCACCGCTCCCGATCAGCTCGCAACCGGCGGCCACGATCCCGCGCAGCAGTTCAAGGACGGCAAGGCTACGTTCTATCTGACCGGGTCCTGGGACTACGCCGACATCACCAAGTCCGTCAAGAACACCACGATGCTTCCGTACTACTGCGGCGTCAAGGGCGAGGAGAAGGCCGGCCTCAACAACGGCACCGAGAACTGCTGGGCTATCAACAAGAACGCCTCCAAGAAGGACCAGAAGGCCTCCATGGACTTCCTGATGTGGCTCGTCTCCGACCCCGACGCCTCCAAGGCCCTTGTCGAGCAGCTCGGCATCATGCCGTTCAAGGACGCCGCCGAGTCCACGAACGGCTGGCTGAAGCGCTCTGCCGAGTACACCGACGCGGGCAACTACGTCATGGACTGGGCGACCAACTTCGAGCCGAACGTCGACACCTACCGCGCCGGCCTTGTCTCCGCTCTGAACGACTACAACTCCAAGCAGAACGACGAGAACTGGGACAAGTTCAAGACCGCCTTCGTTGACGGCTGGGCGACCCAGTACAAGAAGGCTAACGCATAG
- a CDS encoding LacI family DNA-binding transcriptional regulator, with protein sequence MTIKDVAAYCGVSVSTVSRALNGHPDVSEDMRNKVLDAARALRYVPNRSARDLAMNQSDTIGVIVRGGTNPFYTPIEHAIEHTAELRGYGIASRQLSSAGDEIAEAAELARTKRLKGVVLLGGRFDYSTDDAQSIGVPFVCCSYTNHFGDLPKDAYSSVSINDKAEAYKAVHALIDAGHTRIACLLSATDDQSISQLRYDGYCQALEDAGIPLDLSLVLKTNGFLMSSAYESVKEAIEEGLDFTAIFSIADTLAIAAMKAIFDTGATVPDDYSVIAIDGIEMSQYTVPTLTTLCQPQETMGQEAVRLLVDVLEGKSQNEHVRLKTTQRSGGTVGPAKR encoded by the coding sequence TTGACCATCAAGGATGTCGCAGCGTACTGTGGGGTCTCGGTCAGCACGGTCTCCCGTGCGCTCAACGGCCACCCGGACGTGAGCGAGGACATGCGCAACAAGGTTCTGGACGCCGCCCGCGCGCTGCGCTACGTTCCCAACAGGAGCGCTCGCGACCTTGCCATGAACCAGTCTGACACCATTGGCGTCATCGTCCGTGGCGGCACCAACCCGTTCTACACCCCCATCGAGCACGCCATAGAGCACACTGCGGAGCTTCGCGGCTACGGCATCGCGTCGCGCCAGCTCTCCTCCGCTGGTGACGAGATAGCCGAGGCGGCGGAGCTTGCGCGCACGAAGCGCCTAAAGGGCGTCGTGCTTTTGGGCGGCAGGTTTGACTATTCCACGGATGACGCGCAGTCCATCGGCGTTCCGTTCGTGTGCTGCTCGTACACCAATCACTTTGGCGACCTCCCAAAGGACGCCTACTCCTCCGTCTCCATCAACGACAAGGCCGAGGCGTACAAGGCCGTCCATGCCCTCATCGATGCCGGCCATACGCGCATCGCATGCCTGCTGTCCGCGACGGACGACCAGTCCATCAGTCAGCTACGGTACGACGGCTACTGCCAGGCGCTGGAGGATGCGGGCATCCCACTCGACCTCAGTCTCGTCCTCAAGACGAACGGCTTCTTGATGAGCTCCGCATACGAGAGCGTCAAGGAGGCCATCGAGGAGGGCCTCGACTTCACAGCGATTTTCTCCATCGCCGACACGCTGGCCATCGCGGCCATGAAGGCGATCTTCGACACCGGTGCCACCGTTCCCGACGACTACTCTGTCATCGCGATCGACGGCATCGAGATGTCCCAATATACGGTCCCTACGCTCACCACGCTCTGCCAGCCCCAGGAAACCATGGGCCAGGAGGCTGTGCGGCTGCTGGTGGACGTCTTGGAGGGCAAGTCTCAGAACGAGCACGTCAGGCTCAAGACGACCCAGCGGTCCGGTGGGACCGTCGGGCCGGCAAAAAGGTAA
- a CDS encoding alpha-amylase family glycosyl hydrolase → MPADTNPMLQKQVIYSIFVRNHTKEGTFLSVIPDLDRIRNLGVDVVWLMPIHPTGEKGRKGTLGSPYANRDYRAVNPEYGTLEDFRRLVDAIHARGMRCIIDVVYNHTSPDSVLFEQHPEFFYRKPDGRPGNHVGDWSDVIDLDYGTPGNWNKPLWDYQIESLCYWATMVDGFRCDVASFVPVEFWKAAREAVAKVRPDAIWLAETVHRSFGKACRALGMCCARDTEAFEAFDIEYSYDVQETFDDYLRGKATLSHYLDLVDFQDCAYPAYYNKLRYLENHDLPRIAGWDSDPRDLRNLTAMAYFLKGTTLLYAGQEVAAEHQPSLFDRDTVDWTVRCDLSGLMRTLYGIKRDVLQPTDYCHATADDEKNVAVIYRDDIREEAGETPRTVGVFSLKGEATRVAVDVADGTYKNLIDGSDVTVSDGELACDGEPVIMRCPRPELAV, encoded by the coding sequence ATGCCGGCAGACACAAACCCCATGCTGCAGAAGCAGGTAATCTATTCCATCTTCGTACGCAACCACACCAAGGAGGGCACGTTCCTCTCGGTCATACCCGACCTCGACCGCATACGCAACCTGGGCGTCGACGTGGTGTGGCTCATGCCGATCCACCCCACGGGCGAGAAAGGCCGCAAGGGCACGCTCGGAAGCCCGTACGCAAACCGCGACTACCGCGCAGTGAACCCGGAGTACGGCACGCTGGAAGACTTCAGGCGACTGGTGGACGCAATCCACGCACGCGGCATGAGGTGCATCATCGACGTGGTATACAACCACACGTCCCCCGATTCCGTGCTGTTTGAGCAGCACCCGGAGTTCTTCTATCGCAAGCCGGACGGTAGGCCCGGCAACCATGTGGGCGACTGGTCCGACGTAATCGACCTGGACTACGGCACGCCCGGCAACTGGAACAAGCCGCTGTGGGACTATCAGATCGAATCGCTGTGCTACTGGGCGACCATGGTGGACGGCTTCCGCTGCGACGTGGCGTCCTTCGTGCCCGTGGAGTTCTGGAAGGCCGCGCGCGAGGCCGTGGCGAAGGTGCGCCCCGACGCCATCTGGCTGGCCGAGACCGTGCACCGCTCGTTTGGCAAGGCGTGCCGCGCGCTGGGCATGTGCTGCGCCCGCGACACGGAGGCGTTCGAGGCGTTCGACATCGAGTACTCCTACGACGTGCAGGAGACGTTCGACGACTACCTGCGCGGCAAGGCGACGCTCAGCCACTACCTGGACCTGGTTGACTTTCAGGACTGCGCGTACCCCGCGTACTACAACAAGCTGCGCTACCTCGAGAACCATGACCTGCCGCGCATTGCGGGATGGGACAGCGACCCCCGCGACCTGCGCAACCTTACCGCCATGGCCTACTTCCTGAAAGGCACGACCCTGCTGTACGCCGGCCAGGAGGTCGCGGCGGAGCACCAGCCCAGCCTGTTTGACCGTGACACCGTGGACTGGACCGTGCGCTGCGACCTGAGCGGACTCATGCGCACGCTGTATGGCATCAAGCGCGACGTGTTGCAGCCGACGGACTACTGCCATGCCACGGCGGACGACGAGAAGAACGTGGCGGTCATCTATCGAGACGACATTCGCGAGGAGGCGGGCGAAACCCCTCGCACCGTTGGCGTATTCAGCCTGAAGGGCGAGGCCACCCGCGTTGCCGTCGACGTTGCGGACGGCACGTACAAGAACCTGATTGACGGGTCCGACGTGACGGTGAGCGACGGCGAGCTTGCGTGCGACGGCGAGCCCGTCATCATGCGCTGCCCGCGCCCGGAGCTCGCGGTGTAG
- a CDS encoding Hsp20/alpha crystallin family protein, translated as MTSMIPYTSLDRALRSWPFDSMDDFFAPLAKVTGDYGFKMDVEDAGDAYVVSAELPGVTKDQVDVELNEGRLSISVDKKESDEKKSRTYLQKETSEWQASRGVYLKDAAREGLSAKLEGGVLTVNVPKQQRQSNVTKVTIE; from the coding sequence ATGACGAGCATGATTCCGTACACAAGCCTTGACAGGGCACTTCGCAGCTGGCCGTTCGACTCCATGGACGATTTCTTCGCGCCCCTGGCAAAGGTTACCGGTGACTACGGCTTCAAGATGGACGTGGAGGACGCAGGTGACGCGTACGTGGTCTCCGCGGAGCTGCCAGGCGTCACGAAGGACCAGGTAGACGTGGAGCTTAACGAGGGTCGCCTCTCCATCAGCGTGGACAAGAAGGAGTCCGACGAGAAGAAGAGCAGGACCTACCTGCAGAAGGAGACCTCGGAGTGGCAGGCGTCCCGTGGCGTGTACCTTAAGGACGCCGCGCGAGAAGGGCTTTCCGCCAAGCTCGAGGGCGGCGTCCTTACGGTGAACGTCCCCAAGCAGCAGAGGCAGTCCAACGTGACGAAGGTCACCATCGAGTAG
- a CDS encoding PASTA domain-containing protein, producing the protein MTDEKDRAPEQLVPLDQNSEDAVEDADASAVVDPDRFGRVARGAVAAVAPDAVPGEGKSRHPRRAVIALVLVVALVGCVVAAATYGAELWGGKSVPYVVGISQEAAGSKIRGKGLAVKVATVASDDPVGTVVRTSPAAGTRARVGSTVTVYVARARVVPKVSGLQLGEAKKALRESGAKNFSIAYVASGAADGSVVATEPAEGATFQASDTITIKVARPYTVPYVVGKTEEDARAAVAEAGLVASVTYVNSDEAAQTVVAADPAPGTTIEKGATVTLQVSAPYPSDYHLLREYFDYKTHVTEFLKGEGFRLSSSSTGDGGVARVLYTSADKGNVTVTDTPFSHSFPKGSGTEDVLASGAPLPGIRLDFASADLPENAATPDESTVRQLADLCGFTGMSQTLTQDQAVVPSNLRKSSARFLCAYGEMGDYCWSVLVVREADRTRAAATCAPKSLYDAYDLGKFNNSVCDMIACVDVYG; encoded by the coding sequence GTGACGGACGAGAAGGACCGGGCTCCAGAGCAGCTAGTCCCCCTGGACCAGAACTCCGAGGACGCCGTCGAGGACGCCGACGCCTCCGCCGTGGTCGACCCCGACCGGTTCGGCCGCGTGGCACGCGGCGCCGTCGCGGCCGTCGCGCCGGATGCCGTTCCGGGCGAGGGCAAGAGCCGCCATCCCAGGCGTGCGGTCATCGCGCTCGTGCTCGTCGTGGCGCTCGTGGGCTGTGTCGTGGCTGCCGCGACGTACGGGGCAGAACTCTGGGGTGGCAAGTCCGTGCCCTACGTCGTGGGAATCTCGCAGGAGGCTGCGGGCAGCAAGATCCGGGGAAAGGGCCTGGCGGTCAAGGTTGCCACCGTCGCTTCGGACGATCCCGTGGGCACCGTCGTACGCACGAGTCCGGCGGCGGGCACGCGTGCCCGGGTGGGGAGTACCGTTACCGTCTACGTCGCGAGGGCGCGCGTCGTGCCCAAGGTGTCCGGGCTCCAGCTGGGCGAGGCCAAAAAGGCGCTCCGCGAGTCAGGTGCCAAGAACTTCTCCATTGCCTACGTGGCGTCGGGCGCCGCGGACGGCAGCGTTGTCGCGACGGAGCCGGCGGAGGGTGCCACGTTCCAGGCAAGCGACACCATCACCATCAAGGTCGCGCGGCCGTACACGGTGCCGTACGTCGTGGGCAAGACGGAGGAGGACGCCCGGGCCGCCGTGGCCGAGGCCGGCCTTGTCGCGAGCGTCACGTATGTCAATTCCGACGAGGCCGCCCAGACTGTCGTCGCGGCCGATCCCGCCCCTGGCACCACCATAGAGAAGGGAGCGACCGTCACCTTGCAGGTGTCTGCGCCGTATCCGTCCGACTACCACCTTCTGCGCGAGTATTTTGACTACAAGACGCACGTGACGGAGTTCCTGAAGGGCGAGGGCTTCCGGCTGTCCTCCTCATCCACGGGCGACGGCGGCGTCGCGCGCGTGCTGTACACCTCGGCGGACAAGGGCAACGTGACGGTGACGGACACCCCGTTCAGCCACAGCTTCCCCAAGGGCTCTGGCACCGAGGACGTGCTGGCGTCCGGAGCGCCGCTGCCGGGCATCCGCCTGGACTTCGCGAGCGCGGACCTTCCGGAAAACGCCGCGACCCCTGACGAGTCCACGGTGCGCCAGCTTGCAGACCTCTGCGGGTTCACGGGCATGAGCCAGACGCTGACGCAAGATCAGGCAGTCGTGCCCTCGAACTTGCGGAAGTCTTCCGCGCGATTCCTGTGCGCCTACGGCGAGATGGGCGACTACTGCTGGTCCGTCCTTGTGGTGCGGGAGGCGGACCGCACGCGCGCCGCGGCAACATGCGCGCCAAAGTCGCTGTACGACGCCTACGACCTTGGCAAGTTCAACAACAGCGTCTGCGACATGATCGCGTGCGTGGACGTGTACGGATAG
- the clpB gene encoding ATP-dependent chaperone ClpB: protein MRFDKWAVTAQEALQSSVSIAADAEAGEVRPIHLLKALLQSNERNITAIIERVGADPAQVEAQVDQTIAHAPRVTGDMSQMSISNELRRVGDEAEKLASKLGDSYVTSEHLLCALADEKGDAGSALRGAGITGKRVQEAFNDLRGDERVTSQDAKTQFEALEQYGRNVTDLARQGKLDPVIGRVEEIRRTIQVLSRRTKNNPVLIGEPGVGKTAIVEGLAERIAAGDVPSTIKDKEVVELDMSALVAGAKYRGEFEDRLKSVLKEVQKANGRVILFIDELHTIVGAGATEGSMDAGNILKPALARGELHMIGATTLDEYHKYIEKDQALARRFQTVFVSEPTVEDTISILRGLKEKYEQHHRVRITDAALVSAADLSNRYISERFLPDKAIDLVDEAASRLRMELDSMPAEIDAVDRELTQKQIEEQALMKEEDAASKERLAALQKEIAVTREKLDGMKANWKNEKDAIDHVQDLKSQIEDAKSQVEMATRAGDLAKASELRYGKIPELQKSYEAAEHALESKQEAGGILKEEVTPDEIAEVVSSWTGVPVSKMMQGEMDKLKNLEAELHKRVVGQDEAVKAVAAAVRRSRAGLSDPNRPIGSFFFLGPTGVGKTELAKALAEYLFDDEKALVRIDMSEYMEKFSVQRLIGAPPGYVGYDEGGQLTEAVRRRPYSVILLDEMEKAHPDVFNILLQVLDDGRLTDGQGRVVSFKNTIIIMTSNVGSQYIAGANASSDPKVVQKQVNDALRATFKPEFLNRIDDVVVFHALGLDDIEKIVDIQLKDVRKRLDRERIKLELTPAAIQSLSLDGLDPVYGARPLKRLIQRQVVDNVASLIIAGKLHEGDTARIDVGADDQLFAEPVPAGENSDQPSDDAPVEPDTVE from the coding sequence ATGAGATTCGACAAGTGGGCAGTGACGGCCCAGGAGGCGCTGCAGTCCTCCGTCAGCATAGCCGCCGACGCCGAGGCGGGTGAGGTTCGCCCCATCCACCTGCTGAAGGCGCTGCTGCAATCCAACGAGCGCAACATCACCGCCATCATCGAGCGCGTGGGGGCGGACCCCGCGCAGGTCGAGGCGCAGGTGGACCAGACCATCGCGCACGCTCCGCGCGTCACGGGTGACATGAGCCAGATGAGCATCAGCAACGAGCTCCGTCGCGTGGGCGACGAGGCCGAGAAGCTCGCCTCCAAGCTCGGCGACAGCTACGTTACGAGCGAGCACCTGCTGTGCGCGCTCGCGGACGAGAAGGGCGACGCCGGATCTGCGCTGCGCGGCGCGGGCATCACGGGCAAGCGCGTGCAGGAGGCGTTCAACGACCTGCGCGGCGACGAGCGCGTGACCTCGCAGGACGCGAAGACGCAGTTCGAGGCGCTGGAGCAGTACGGTCGCAACGTGACGGACCTCGCCCGCCAGGGCAAGCTCGACCCGGTCATCGGCCGCGTGGAGGAGATCCGCCGCACCATCCAGGTACTCAGCCGCCGCACGAAGAACAACCCCGTCCTCATCGGCGAGCCTGGCGTCGGCAAGACCGCCATCGTCGAGGGCCTGGCAGAGCGCATCGCCGCGGGCGACGTGCCCTCCACCATCAAGGACAAGGAGGTCGTGGAGCTTGACATGAGCGCGCTCGTCGCTGGCGCCAAGTACCGCGGCGAGTTCGAGGACCGCCTCAAGAGCGTGCTGAAGGAGGTCCAGAAGGCAAACGGCAGGGTCATCCTCTTCATCGACGAGCTGCACACCATCGTGGGCGCAGGTGCGACCGAGGGCTCCATGGACGCCGGCAACATCCTGAAGCCGGCCCTGGCCCGTGGCGAGCTGCACATGATCGGTGCGACGACGCTGGACGAGTACCACAAGTACATCGAGAAGGACCAGGCCCTTGCCCGCCGCTTCCAGACGGTGTTCGTGTCTGAGCCTACGGTTGAGGACACCATATCCATCCTGCGTGGCCTGAAGGAGAAGTACGAGCAGCACCACCGCGTGCGCATCACGGACGCGGCGCTGGTCTCTGCCGCAGACCTCTCCAACCGCTACATCAGCGAGCGCTTCCTGCCCGACAAGGCCATCGACCTGGTGGACGAGGCCGCGTCCCGCCTGCGCATGGAGCTCGACTCCATGCCCGCGGAGATCGACGCCGTCGACCGCGAGCTGACCCAGAAGCAGATCGAGGAGCAGGCCCTCATGAAGGAGGAGGACGCCGCCTCGAAGGAGCGTCTTGCCGCGCTGCAGAAGGAGATTGCGGTCACGCGCGAGAAGCTCGACGGCATGAAGGCCAACTGGAAGAACGAGAAGGACGCGATTGACCACGTCCAGGACCTCAAGAGCCAGATCGAGGATGCGAAGTCGCAGGTCGAGATGGCCACGCGTGCGGGCGATCTCGCGAAGGCGTCCGAGCTGCGCTACGGCAAGATCCCGGAGCTCCAGAAGAGCTACGAGGCGGCCGAGCACGCGCTCGAGTCCAAGCAGGAGGCCGGCGGCATCCTGAAGGAGGAGGTTACCCCAGACGAGATAGCGGAGGTCGTGAGCTCGTGGACCGGCGTCCCCGTCAGCAAGATGATGCAGGGCGAGATGGACAAGCTCAAGAACCTGGAGGCGGAGCTCCACAAGCGCGTCGTGGGCCAGGACGAGGCCGTCAAGGCCGTCGCCGCGGCCGTGCGCCGCAGCCGTGCCGGACTCTCCGACCCCAACCGCCCCATCGGCAGCTTCTTCTTCCTCGGCCCCACGGGCGTCGGCAAGACCGAGCTCGCCAAGGCCCTGGCAGAGTACCTGTTCGACGACGAGAAGGCCCTGGTCCGCATCGACATGTCCGAGTACATGGAGAAGTTCAGCGTCCAGCGCCTCATCGGCGCGCCCCCAGGATACGTGGGCTACGACGAGGGTGGCCAGCTCACCGAGGCCGTGCGCCGTCGTCCGTACTCCGTCATCCTCCTGGACGAGATGGAGAAGGCGCATCCCGACGTCTTCAACATCCTGCTGCAGGTACTGGACGACGGTCGCCTGACCGACGGCCAGGGCCGCGTCGTGAGCTTCAAGAACACGATCATCATCATGACGTCTAACGTCGGCAGCCAGTACATCGCCGGCGCCAATGCCTCGAGCGACCCCAAGGTCGTCCAGAAGCAGGTGAACGACGCGCTGCGTGCCACCTTCAAGCCGGAGTTCCTCAACCGTATCGACGACGTGGTGGTCTTCCACGCACTGGGCCTCGACGACATCGAGAAGATCGTGGACATCCAGCTGAAGGACGTCCGCAAGCGCCTCGACCGCGAGCGCATCAAGCTCGAGCTCACACCTGCGGCCATCCAGTCGCTCTCGCTCGACGGGCTCGACCCCGTCTACGGCGCGCGTCCGCTCAAGCGCCTCATCCAGCGCCAAGTGGTGGACAACGTCGCGTCGCTCATCATCGCGGGCAAGCTCCACGAGGGCGACACCGCGAGGATCGACGTGGGCGCGGACGACCAGCTCTTTGCGGAGCCCGTCCCCGCCGGCGAGAACTCCGACCAGCCGTCGGACGACGCGCCTGTCGAGCCGGACACGGTGGAGTAG